The segment GTTTATAAGACGGCTTCACCGATGAATTTACTCTCAtccctcttttttcttcctctcatgTGAATCTACTTCTCAAACTGAGCAGAGTAAAGACGGTGCACCAGTGTAAGTCCCAAACCACTTAGAAAGCatattgttttgatttattatgCAGGTTAGCAGGTAACAAGTTCACTAATTAAATTCTGCTCTTCTGTTTGCAGTGTCTTGAAAGAAAACACCCCCAGATGAGAAGGTGAGGTTCATACACAGCAGAGTTCAACGTGTGCACAAGTGTCTTTTAGTGAAAACACAACTCTTCTGATATTTTAAGTGGACATGTTCCAGTTGTAgtgattaatttaattagtaCAATTTTGAGTATTTCCATTGTATTCTACTTCATAAGCTAATATACAAACAAGTATCAATGCAGAAACAGATTAtagttgtatttgttttgtccaCACACTCATATAAACTTCAGGTCGTGTTAACTTCTCTTCAAACAGGATGTTATCGTGGAGGTTGAGAAGAAACCcacaaaaagacaggaagacagtgaGGGGAAGTggcacaaaacaaagaacaacaaggatgtgatgtgtgtaataaaatcaaataacacacacagtatgtgtgtacagACGTTACATCGCGCCACTCACAAAGTTTTTagctgttgttctgttgtgcGATTAGCTGTTAGCTGTAGAGCGAGTATTAGGATCCGACACTTAGAGACCAAAGACCTGTGTAaaaacacgcacatacacatccaaaataaaaatctcttcAGAGTAAGAACGGGGGAAATCAAGTGGAAGTCTATAAAAGTCACTGTGCTCTGGATTAAATCATCCAAGGCACATTCTGTTATTTtgaatgacattttcttttctttctgtgaaatgtgcaagtttgtgtttttgaccaAGTCAAATAAcccaaaatacaataaaactattaaaaaaatgttagtgTTGTGGAGTTTTTATCTGTGTCATCCTACAGTGTTTCTTCCATTAGTTGTTTCCAACTCTTTCACTGTgctgagaaaaacacttttagtAGAATACCAGCGTCAACAATGCCTTAATTAAATCTCAAACTATAACTGATTAATTGTGTAATATTTTATGATGATGGTGCaatttgtaattacattttacactaaATTAGGATACAAAAAGGGAAGTCTAGTAATAAAAATGGTGTAAGACCTTTAATACATGACTATACATGATGTACAGAACACACTAATTTACTCACATTCATacttctttcatgttttttcactATACATATACactactgtgcaaaagtcttaggcaccttgtgctttgttattttatgaaCTGTGACCAGtatttattcctcttttttattttttaaacttagAAATACAAAAAGCGGTTTCTTAGTTTCTCTCCTTccacaaaaaaatatttctggtCAAGTGTCTTCAGGCTGAAGAAggaccaacttggcatccacatgaagctgccagatgctgaacttctgatctctcaaagACTCTCTTAGAAACTTCTCATtagatcttccacttctgtttttgtccttgacttttccagattcctctacaGCAATCtataaattcaatatttaatatttgtcactttagccaacataagctgtttattctgatatttttgaATTGGCTTCAGTACATTGACAGATTCTATAGATCACATAGTGTAGCAATAGCATTTTTTATCAGAGGATCTCAAAACCCTTCCCAAACACTTTAGCCATTGAGATTTGGATTCTATTTTAATAAACTAGCCTGAGTGCATTgttccaaaacaaaacagttttgtaATTTTAACTTTCTAAAGAGGAAAAGTGGCTCTGTAGAGGTTCAGGTCTTCACCGGCAGGGGGCAACAGAAACTCTGCTGAAAACTTTTCCAACGAAGAAGACGAGGCGTTGACGTCATTACGTACAACGTGTTTCACTGGAGCAACATGGCTTTGAATGGAGGTTTGTGAACTTCTGATATTACAATCAAGCTAATTTATCTATTGATTTACTTTGTCTATAAAGCACCCCTTCGGCGCACGTATGTGCAGTGATTCTCgagtgtgttattttgtttttactaattCTAGTCGTCGCTATTGTAGAAATATTCGTAGATTAGCCCGGTGGATTTGCTAGCTAGCTTGTCATCGTTACTTGCGGACCAGGGCGGCTATGCTAATCATTTCTAAAAACAGTACAACTATAACCAAATACTTCTGTTATAAGTGCAAACGCTATGTACAGTTTAATGAGTAAAACCCAATTATAAAGCGTTAATAAATAGTAACGTTAGTCCCATAACGAGGACATCTTTGATTGTGTAACCTTagtacagtgtttgtgttggtcCAGTTGAGGCTAAATTAAATCTGCACTTTGTTTCTGATCCCAGATGAGGACTTTGAGTGGGAACCTCCcacagaggcagagatgaaGGTGATCCAGGCTCGCAGGGAACGACAAGACAAAATCAGCAAGCTGATGGGAGACTACCTCCTCAAAGGATACAAGATGTTGGGAGAGTGCTGCGATATGTGTGGCGTGAGTGGAaggattatttttattgttgttattggtTTGTGAAAGTAGTAGTGACTTAATGATGTAAGCTAGAAAGAGTGGTGTGGTATTTGGTGCTTGTTGGACTAGGTTTGTTATGTGTTTCCAGACGATTCTTCTCCAGGACAAACAGCAGAAGAATTACTGTGTTTCATGTCAGGAGCTGGACTCTGATATTGACAAGGACAACCCCGGTAAACGCAACTCAACACACTCAGTAATGTACAGTTACTAAGTGAACAAGCTATGTATTAAGTTAAGTTCTGTTCTCCTGAACAGACTATGAGTTGTTGCTGTGCCCTTTGTTTTGCTCATGTTTCTAtgctcctcctttcttctcccaGCTCTAAATGCACAAGCAGCATTGTCCCAGGTGAGGGAAAGACAGCTTGCAGCCCAGTCTCCTGCACCGTCCCAGACAGAACTAAACGGAGCTCCTAGTACCAGTCAGGCAAGTGTGTCAGTTCCTCAGCCCAGACCGGAGCACTGCGAGGGGGCTGCTGCAGGAGGCAGAGCTCTCCTTCTTCCACCTCCTGTCCCATCTCCTGCACCAGCTCCCTCCACCACAGCCCTTGCACCCACTCGTCCCCCAGTTTCTCCACCGAGCACAACCCTCCGACCTGTGTTGCAAGAAGCTGAGGAAGCTATTCTAACCAAACTTCGCTGGGCCACTACCCAGCTACAGTGTTCAGCCTCCCTGGAAGCAAGTGTCCAGCTTTGCAATCTCATCACCAGCTGTGCCAACTCGCTGCGCAGCCTCAAGGAGCTCAGCCAGTAGCCACTGTGAACTGGTTAAAATCATGGAGATTTGGgagtgttgtttcttcttgCCTCTGTCTTGGAATACTGACTCTGCTTAGCAGCATCTCACTTTGACAGAATCCTTAAATAGAGCCGGTTTCAAAGTTGTTCAGGAACTCCACTTGAAAAGGGATTTTCAGAAGTGAAGTACATGTTACTCTTATAACATAGCTATAAGGTTGGCAGAAATATCATGTTACTTGGTTTCTTAATGTGTTCATTTAACTGTTTTCGGTCCATTTATAAGTTATGATATTATAAAAACTGAAAGGTTGGTTAATTTTAAACCATCTGGTCTTAGTCTATATTCTACTGAAAACAGTAATGCTAACTTATATTCATAGTTCCTTAGCTCTGGTTAATCCAGAAAAGCCCCAGTACAGACATCTAgtaatttaacatatttttctgATTGGTTGTCAGATtgtaaattcaaaataaaatgattattccAGGACACACATGCTTATAGTTGTGTCTGCACATCACAGTTACAGTTGCTGACACAACATAGAACAACAAGATAAACAATAACTAAATGATAAAGCCTGTTGGTATGTTGTTAAACACACCAGTCATCTAATCctgacacatttttatatttttgctgcTCAATATGATTCTCAGACACATTTCTGGTGGTGAGAAAATTGTCATAGATTGTTGGCAGTTTGgaggtttttattgtaaatatttttgatGCATGAAGGTGATGATGGTCAGGTTGTTTAGTGACACTCACATGAGACTTAGACACATTGTTCATTACTCATTAAAAACATCTAGAACAAATAAACTGTGCTTTTCATGAATAGCAGCATCTCCTAATAGAGAAAGCTGGAGTATTGTTCAAGGCAGATGGGGTTTTCTAATCATGTACCTGAATAAAGCTTTGCCTGTTCAGGAgttctgcagtttttctttggtGGGCCCCAAGTGCAGATGGAACTGTTGTTAACTGAAAATACTGGATTTAACAGTGACAAAGAGAGTTGTAATTTATATTTAGGACGAACGTTACTGTTAAATCTAAAGTTATTTTAATGCAAGATAGACAGGTTACAACTGGTATAGGTCTGTCTTGGAGTTGAATTGTTGGCTCATGAATTGTTTCTATAGTTAATTAAACAATCCAGTCTGGTTAAACTAGTCTACCGAGTCATTTTCAGAGTGATAGAGCTCGAGTGTCCTGTCAAAAAGAAGctcagtttgtgtttgcctTTTACAAAGAAAGAGGGGGGAAAAGCAAACCGGTTAATgaagaaatgttaaattaacTCACCGTGGTGCATAAACGTCAGTCCAGTGGCCAGTGTTTTCTCAGTGGAGGGGCCACGGCACTGGCCAAAGACCTGAGCAGCATCCTGAATTCCAGCGGCGGGACAAGTCCAGTGCACGGCAAGAAAGCACACATCCAGTTAAACATCAGCAAACTACAGTATATCCTTTACAAGAAAAACCTATGGGATTGACCTTTTCAATTTCTACTAATCTACTACACATCATCTACTAAACATCAGTGGGAGACTGGCACTAATGTTGCAAATATACTCCACATATAATCTGACATTTGTGCAACCAGTAATAACTTTCCATTGATGTGGTTGGAAATGTTCACACCTCATGGAATAAACAGCCAGATGTGAACATTTTGTATGACAGCGTGATAATATCAGGTTTCAATTCAGCTTCAGTTTGTCttgtttacattacattagagCGAGGTAGCTGAGCGTGCGGAGGAGTGTAGGTGGTTCCACCATCTTTGAActacagagctgaaaagttttccCTGGGATATTTTGAAGTGATGTCAGGGAACCACAAGACATTGTTCAGTGagcgagagggattgtagacccggatgagggagttcaggtaggcaggtgtTGTTGAGTTGACCATTTTATAGGCAaaggtcagggctttgaaccagcagctacaggaagtcagtgcagagacctgaaaagtggtgtaacgtcctttttggctgatgaAAAAttagatgtgctgctgcatttgaaaTTATCTGTAAGTTTGATGGTGCAGTGATGAGAACGGTAAAgctcagctgatcatcaatgaccACCCCCAGGTTCCTGTCAGACTTAGTGGGGacaatcactgtggaccctaTGTTGACGCTGATGTTGTGTGAAGTATATCAGGAGAGATCAGTAAGTTAAATAATAGTTGCAGTTTGACACTTTCTGCTGTATAAAGTAAGTAAAGCTATGTGTTACAGAGAAATGAGACAGGAaacatttgtcatgtttgttcAGGCTGTTATCTGACAAATGATGAACACTCCGTTGGGAACCCTTTAGGAAACCCAACAAACATAATTATACATTACTGCCAATAACTGCTCAGAAGTGGAGCTTGTTGCAGTATGTAGCAGTAGGTCGTGTTAAAATTAATGTAGTTAGAGTACAAGGCATAGGGCTACCAAACTGTTGAGTAAAGGAGAACAGTGTGATTGGACTGAatcattaaatgaatgaatcacacCGTAAAACTTAGGGGATGATATTTCAAAATATGACCAACAGGGGACACGCTGTCTCCGATCAAGAGTTCCTTCCCTCCTGAAGGCCTCCTTGTCTGAGGTCATGTGTGAATCAGCAGTGTGGGGAAAACCATTTGCTGTGGAGGGAGCAGGAAGGGCAGTGATCATCCAGTAGAAAAGTCTCATGCTGTTCTCTATTTATAATCAGCATGTGTTGTGGATATAGTTAGAATAAATCTTCCTGCCTGTCGCTCTGACTGAGTGTTTCTCTTAACGTCTCATAACATCCTCTAAATACAAATGGGATGTGgttgtatttctttcttctgacctgtcttctttcttttggtgTCCATCTACTTTGTGCCTCAGGGAGCAGTAAGAGTTAATGCTGTTATTATCACGCCTCACAAGTACTACGAGTGTAATTGTACCACAGAGTAAACAGACTTCAGACTGGAGGTGAGAGCAGTGAGCTGAGAGGGACAATGAGGTGTTAGTGGGGGTGTAGCATACAGGATAGAGATGCCGTTCAAGTGAACAAAGGGAGCCCTAAACGTTACAGATTGATCAGTAAAGAGGACGACATCACAGGCCGGTAGGTGTCTGTGCATGTCCGAAGAGggagtgtacacacacacactgctcaatactgaacacacagtgtaatattaGATCAACTCTGTATCATGAGGGAGTTGTTCCCCATGCTGCTGCCCCAAACTCCTCCACCCCAGCTGCTGTTGTCCGTCCATCCATCCCTATTCCCCTACCTAAAAATACACTCCTGCTGTCACTGAGGAAAATCCCTGTGCCTTGACCTatcttgaacacacacactggccccTCTCTCATGAAGCTATTTCATGTAATTAAGTGGATGAAACAGCTTTTCCGCACAGCGCTGCAACCCAGGAAGTGACTCGAGTTCAAACTATGAGCTCAGTAAAAAGTGTCATGTATTCAGGGTGGTTACAGCTTGTGGGGAGGAGGTCACGGTGTGCAGGGCCGATTAAGTTAAATAGCCAGATAAGACTATTCCAGTGACATAGACAGTCCGGATCAAAGTCTGCAGGTATGGCTGAGGCTGTTACCTTCACACAGCAAGATAAAGCACTTTGCATACTGTTGCATCCTCATTAGACTCTCTTTGCATATCCTGCCTCAGTCTCTGCCTGTTTCAGCAGAGCAGACTTCACTGTATATTACAACAACCCCTGGCTTGACTAACTGCGCTGTCTCTATGTGGATTGCTGCcagaaagagagtgaaagaaagagagagagacagacagacagagagaaggaggctgTCAATGAGAGCTCCTGTCGCGGTTTGGTTGAAACTTTGGCTTCACATCAGGCGTTTATATCCTGTGTGATTGACACAGAAAAGGGCGGAATCGGTTCCTCTTTGCTGCTGGCACAGCACTCAGTTCTGCACACAGCTAGTTCTGTTTGGTACATGGCGacattacttttgtttttccttttttctgtgtgtgattcaACCCATTGCCAATGAGCGCAAGTCGCAGCTTGTGTGCGCCTCAGCAGCAGCGGACCTTTtaaggagcagcagcagcgcgCACAGTTGGATTATTGTTGCACGGAGGAGTGTTTGAATCCCCCTTTTTTTACCCCACTGTTTATTAGGTTTTATTGAACCCGAGGGAAATAATGACTTCTGTGTGGAAAAGACTGCAGCGAGTTGGTAAAAAGGCTTCAAAGTTTCAGTTTGTCGCGTCTTACCAGGAACTCGTCTTGGAGTGCACCAAGAAATGGTGAGTCCCGTGTGGAGAGACTGATTTTTCA is part of the Anabas testudineus chromosome 14, fAnaTes1.2, whole genome shotgun sequence genome and harbors:
- the znrd2 gene encoding protein ZNRD2, with protein sequence MALNGDEDFEWEPPTEAEMKVIQARRERQDKISKLMGDYLLKGYKMLGECCDMCGTILLQDKQQKNYCVSCQELDSDIDKDNPALNAQAALSQVRERQLAAQSPAPSQTELNGAPSTSQASVSVPQPRPEHCEGAAAGGRALLLPPPVPSPAPAPSTTALAPTRPPVSPPSTTLRPVLQEAEEAILTKLRWATTQLQCSASLEASVQLCNLITSCANSLRSLKELSQ